The following are from one region of the Petrotoga mobilis SJ95 genome:
- a CDS encoding (2Fe-2S)-binding protein, which yields MRKIEVTLYVNNTKETLQVEPTERLLDTLRNQLKLTSVKEGCAVGECGACTVILNGEAVHSCLILTAQIDGYEVLTTEGLEVNGKLDPIQQSFIDHQAVQCGFCTPGMIMSAKALLNKNPSPSKEEIKTAIEGNLCRCTGYQQIVEAIEAVTQMKEG from the coding sequence ATGAGAAAAATTGAAGTAACTCTCTATGTGAACAATACAAAAGAGACATTACAAGTGGAACCAACGGAGCGACTTCTTGATACTCTACGCAATCAGTTGAAATTAACAAGTGTAAAAGAAGGATGTGCAGTAGGCGAATGTGGAGCTTGTACTGTTATTTTAAATGGTGAAGCTGTTCATTCATGTTTGATATTAACAGCTCAAATTGATGGTTATGAAGTTCTCACGACTGAGGGGTTGGAAGTTAATGGAAAATTAGATCCAATTCAACAATCTTTTATTGATCATCAAGCCGTTCAATGTGGTTTTTGTACACCTGGAATGATTATGTCCGCCAAGGCTTTGTTGAATAAAAATCCCAGCCCCTCAAAGGAAGAAATAAAAACTGCAATAGAAGGAAATCTCTGTAGATGTACTGGATATCAGCAAATAGTCGAAGCAATAGAAGCAGTCACACAAATGAAGGAAGGCTGA
- a CDS encoding 8-oxoguanine deaminase, giving the protein MSSILIKKAKVITTMNANKDQLKDHDILIKDKIIHKISPNIDVSNEQIDEVIDGSKYYVYPGLINTHHHFYQTFTRNIPQVQNVELFDWLKFLYPIWSKLTPEVVYYSTLVATAELLKTGCTTSVDHFYVFPKNQPPDLLDNEFYAAKEIGIRLHGSRGSMSLSEKDGGLPPDSVVQTEKEILKDSQRVIEKFHDPSPFAMHRVILAPCSPFSVTSTLLNESIKLAREYSVCSHTHLAETKDEERFCIDTFGKRPLEYMESLDWLGSDVWFAHGVHFNEEEIDKLALTKTGVAHCPVSNSKLASGAAKIPSMLKKGVKVSLAVDGSASNDSSNMILEMKTAFLMSRLIYGINAITSEDVLNIATKGGSEVINQPEIGSLEEGKAADMFLVRWDRLGYTGGFYDPISMIINTGDSQIVDITIVNGEIVVKDGELVKVDERKIIEKANELSKRMLEA; this is encoded by the coding sequence ATGTCAAGCATATTGATTAAAAAAGCTAAAGTTATAACCACTATGAACGCTAATAAGGATCAATTGAAGGATCACGATATTTTAATTAAAGATAAGATAATACATAAGATTTCTCCAAATATAGATGTATCAAATGAACAAATAGATGAAGTTATAGATGGTTCCAAATATTATGTTTATCCAGGATTAATTAACACACATCATCATTTCTATCAAACCTTTACAAGAAACATTCCTCAAGTACAAAATGTAGAATTATTTGATTGGTTAAAGTTTTTGTATCCCATTTGGTCAAAGTTGACACCAGAGGTTGTTTACTACAGTACTTTAGTTGCAACAGCCGAATTACTCAAAACTGGATGCACAACATCTGTTGATCACTTCTATGTTTTTCCAAAAAATCAACCACCAGATCTTCTTGACAACGAATTTTATGCTGCAAAAGAAATTGGGATCAGATTACATGGAAGTAGAGGAAGTATGTCATTGAGTGAAAAAGATGGAGGACTTCCTCCTGATTCAGTAGTTCAAACAGAAAAAGAAATATTGAAAGATTCCCAAAGAGTTATTGAAAAATTTCACGATCCTTCTCCATTTGCCATGCATAGAGTCATTCTAGCTCCTTGTTCTCCATTTTCTGTAACCTCTACACTTCTCAACGAATCTATTAAATTGGCAAGAGAATATAGTGTTTGTAGTCATACACATCTAGCTGAAACAAAAGATGAAGAGAGATTTTGTATTGATACTTTTGGGAAAAGGCCATTAGAATACATGGAGAGTTTAGATTGGTTAGGTTCTGATGTATGGTTTGCCCATGGGGTTCATTTCAACGAAGAAGAGATAGATAAGTTGGCATTAACTAAAACAGGGGTTGCTCATTGCCCTGTTTCGAATTCAAAACTCGCCTCTGGGGCTGCAAAGATCCCCTCTATGTTAAAAAAGGGTGTCAAAGTTAGCCTGGCTGTCGATGGGAGTGCAAGCAACGATTCTTCTAATATGATTTTAGAAATGAAAACTGCTTTTTTGATGAGCAGATTAATTTACGGTATCAACGCTATCACATCCGAAGATGTGCTGAATATAGCCACAAAAGGTGGAAGTGAAGTTATAAATCAGCCGGAAATTGGAAGTTTAGAAGAAGGTAAGGCCGCAGATATGTTCTTGGTTCGTTGGGATCGATTGGGTTATACAGGAGGCTTTTATGATCCTATTTCAATGATTATTAATACAGGTGATTCTCAAATTGTAGATATTACGATAGTCAATGGAGAAATAGTTGTAAAAGATGGTGAACTTGTTAAAGTTGATGAAAGAAAAATCATCGAAAAGGCTAATGAACTATCTAAAAGGATGCTCGAGGCCTAA
- the ssnA gene encoding putative aminohydrolase SsnA: MLLIGNATVLTFDEETPIINNGAVLIEGIKIKEIGETEVLLQKYPNAVFKNARNKVLMPGLINTHTHLYSTFARGMNSKTDIPPQNFIEILEKLWWRLDNTLNEDDIYYSALFAILECIKNGVTTIFDHHASFNYIDGSLDIIAQAAMEAGIRANLCYEVSDRHGQTKSDASLKENERFIRKIQVSQNDKLGGMIGLHASFTLEDRTLNKASELADELHVPFHIHVAEGREDLQDSVKRGYMGVVDRLTKFKILRPHTLAAHGVHIKKEEIPMLKKSGAWVVHNPESNMGNAVGAAPIKDFFDHEILTGLGTDAYTHDMFESIKVANLLQKHQLGDPQAGWNEVYNMAFNNNMQIVSNLLGVEIGKIKENFRADLIIVDYIPPTPIEKDNVYSHILFGMNGGMVETVIIDGKIIMDDREVTILDYERIHRRTREQARRFWERF; encoded by the coding sequence ATGTTGTTAATAGGTAACGCCACTGTTCTCACCTTTGACGAAGAAACTCCTATAATTAATAATGGTGCGGTGTTAATAGAAGGCATAAAAATAAAAGAAATAGGAGAAACCGAAGTTTTACTTCAAAAATATCCAAACGCCGTTTTCAAAAACGCTCGAAATAAGGTTTTAATGCCTGGTTTAATAAACACTCACACCCACCTGTACAGTACTTTTGCCAGAGGAATGAATTCAAAAACTGACATCCCCCCACAAAACTTCATAGAAATATTAGAAAAATTATGGTGGAGATTGGACAACACTTTAAACGAGGATGATATTTATTATAGTGCATTATTTGCAATTTTAGAGTGTATAAAAAACGGAGTTACCACCATTTTTGACCATCATGCTAGTTTTAATTATATAGATGGCAGTTTGGACATCATTGCACAAGCAGCAATGGAAGCTGGTATAAGGGCTAATCTTTGTTATGAAGTATCAGATAGACATGGTCAGACTAAAAGCGATGCATCTCTGAAAGAAAATGAAAGGTTTATTAGAAAGATTCAGGTTTCTCAAAATGATAAGTTAGGTGGAATGATTGGGTTACATGCTTCTTTTACACTTGAAGATAGAACCTTAAATAAAGCTTCAGAATTAGCAGACGAGTTACACGTTCCGTTTCATATCCACGTTGCTGAGGGGAGAGAAGATTTACAGGACAGCGTAAAAAGAGGTTACATGGGTGTAGTCGATAGATTAACGAAATTTAAAATATTAAGGCCACATACCTTAGCTGCTCATGGTGTTCATATCAAGAAAGAAGAGATTCCTATGTTGAAGAAGAGTGGTGCCTGGGTTGTTCACAATCCAGAATCAAACATGGGGAACGCGGTAGGAGCAGCTCCAATAAAAGATTTTTTTGATCACGAAATCCTAACCGGTCTGGGAACAGATGCTTATACACACGATATGTTCGAAAGTATAAAGGTTGCAAACTTGCTCCAAAAACATCAATTGGGTGATCCACAAGCGGGGTGGAACGAAGTTTACAACATGGCCTTTAATAACAATATGCAAATTGTTTCCAACCTATTAGGTGTCGAAATTGGAAAAATAAAAGAAAATTTTCGTGCGGATTTAATAATAGTAGATTATATTCCACCAACTCCAATAGAAAAAGATAACGTTTATTCTCATATCCTTTTTGGAATGAACGGGGGAATGGTTGAAACTGTAATTATTGACGGCAAAATTATTATGGATGATCGGGAGGTGACGATTTTAGATTATGAAAGAATACACAGGAGAACTAGGGAGCAAGCAAGAAGATTTTGGGAGAGATTCTGA
- a CDS encoding FAD binding domain-containing protein: MKEYTGELGSKQEDFGRDSDDYFAPTTLKEATEILAKYSPNIKIIAGGTDLLVDYFDRLYEVDRWISLKNLDELKKIEINNDRIEVGALVTHEELVKSEIIQKYLPLISQAALDVGSPQIRNRGTIGGNIANSSPAGDLLPPLIAYDAVFKITSQNETREVPAKEFFLGPKKNVLRNDEILEKIIIPIPQKHTYGKWLKVGKRNALIISSITLAIVVTFNDDERIKTVKCSLGSVAPVPIEISQIQPLMVEKRFNELDYSQIGKVVSNNISPIDDIRGTKEYRREVAKNLTISALNEIERMVRVD, from the coding sequence ATGAAAGAATACACAGGAGAACTAGGGAGCAAGCAAGAAGATTTTGGGAGAGATTCTGATGATTACTTTGCTCCCACCACATTGAAAGAAGCCACAGAGATTCTCGCAAAATACAGCCCCAACATCAAAATCATCGCAGGGGGCACAGATCTTCTGGTGGATTATTTTGACCGCCTTTATGAAGTAGACAGGTGGATCAGCTTAAAGAACCTCGATGAACTAAAAAAAATTGAAATAAACAACGATCGAATAGAAGTTGGTGCTCTAGTCACACACGAGGAATTAGTAAAATCTGAAATTATACAAAAATATTTACCGCTAATAAGTCAAGCTGCCTTAGATGTTGGTTCACCACAAATCAGAAACAGGGGTACCATTGGTGGTAATATTGCAAATTCTTCCCCAGCAGGAGATTTATTACCTCCCTTAATAGCTTACGATGCTGTATTCAAAATAACTTCCCAAAATGAAACCCGTGAGGTACCTGCAAAAGAGTTTTTCCTAGGACCTAAAAAAAACGTACTTAGAAATGATGAAATTTTAGAAAAAATTATCATTCCAATACCTCAAAAACACACTTATGGAAAATGGTTAAAAGTTGGAAAAAGAAACGCCTTGATAATTTCAAGTATAACGTTGGCTATTGTTGTGACCTTCAATGATGATGAACGCATAAAAACAGTGAAATGTTCTCTTGGTTCTGTAGCTCCAGTTCCAATTGAGATATCTCAAATTCAACCTCTTATGGTTGAAAAAAGGTTTAACGAATTAGACTATTCTCAGATTGGAAAAGTAGTCTCCAATAACATTTCACCAATAGATGACATAAGAGGTACCAAAGAATATCGGAGGGAAGTTGCTAAAAATCTAACAATTAGCGCATTAAACGAAATAGAAAGGATGGTGAGGGTAGATTGA
- a CDS encoding (2Fe-2S)-binding protein: MKISFTINGIKRECNVNSTTRLLDLIRDDLNLTGTKEGCGKGECGACTVIMNDKIVASCLVLAYEADGAEIVTIEGLSDKNILHPIQEAYIETGAVQCGFCTPGFILATKKLLDENPNPTEEEIKIGLSGNICRCTGYQKIIDAVKLSATKIAEYKRGEKVETK, from the coding sequence TTGAAAATAAGCTTTACCATAAATGGTATTAAAAGAGAATGCAATGTAAATTCAACTACCCGTTTGTTAGACTTAATTAGGGACGATCTGAATCTTACAGGTACAAAAGAAGGTTGTGGAAAAGGAGAATGTGGTGCATGTACGGTTATAATGAATGATAAAATCGTAGCTTCTTGCTTAGTGCTTGCATACGAAGCAGATGGCGCAGAAATAGTTACTATTGAAGGTTTGAGTGATAAAAATATTTTACATCCTATACAAGAGGCATACATTGAAACTGGAGCTGTACAATGTGGTTTTTGCACACCTGGATTTATACTAGCAACTAAAAAACTTCTTGACGAAAATCCAAACCCAACGGAAGAGGAAATAAAAATAGGTTTATCTGGCAATATCTGTAGATGTACTGGATACCAAAAAATAATAGATGCGGTCAAACTCTCGGCCACTAAAATTGCTGAGTATAAGAGAGGTGAGAAAGTTGAAACCAAATAA
- a CDS encoding xanthine dehydrogenase family protein molybdopterin-binding subunit — translation MRKLKPNKYVGENVFKVDAKDKVLGKAIYPDDIYFEDMLYVKVKRATHPHAYIQKIDVSKAESLPGVIKVITAKDYPHLNKFGLIVKDQPVLVGIGEKTRFMGDALAIVVAKSKEIATKAINLINVEVKELEVITDPFRAMEEDAPKIHEGGNIVVTHQLNKGDVMKGFNESDVIIEREYKTQHVDQLPLQVESGVAVYDEKTGVITIWAATQWLHDTQADIAQSLNLPKEKIRIIQPVIGGAFGRKEDISVHIHLALAAMVTKHPVKLTYTREESMIAQSKRHPLYIKARTGATKDGILKAWEVEVVGDTGAYASSGPAVVHKGMYHCTGPYNVPNVKGIAYTVYTNNTYGGAMRGFGTTQMAFAYESQMNILAEKLGMDPAEIRLKNAYRIGSITPNGQKLTQSVNVVETIQEALKLSKEKEGVRH, via the coding sequence GTGAGAAAGTTGAAACCAAATAAATACGTTGGAGAGAATGTTTTCAAAGTTGATGCCAAAGACAAAGTATTGGGTAAAGCCATCTATCCGGATGATATATACTTTGAGGATATGCTCTATGTGAAAGTTAAACGTGCTACGCATCCACATGCCTACATTCAAAAAATAGATGTCTCTAAAGCAGAATCATTACCTGGAGTAATTAAAGTTATCACTGCAAAGGATTATCCTCATTTGAATAAGTTTGGATTGATAGTTAAAGATCAACCTGTTTTAGTAGGAATAGGAGAAAAAACACGCTTTATGGGAGACGCTTTGGCTATAGTTGTTGCAAAGAGTAAAGAAATCGCCACTAAAGCAATTAATTTAATAAATGTTGAGGTTAAAGAATTAGAGGTCATTACCGATCCTTTCAGGGCAATGGAAGAAGACGCTCCAAAAATTCATGAAGGTGGAAACATAGTTGTTACTCATCAATTAAACAAAGGGGATGTAATGAAAGGTTTTAACGAGTCTGATGTAATAATAGAAAGAGAGTACAAAACGCAGCATGTTGACCAACTCCCTTTACAAGTGGAGTCTGGCGTAGCTGTTTACGACGAAAAAACTGGTGTAATAACTATTTGGGCAGCTACACAATGGCTTCATGATACACAAGCAGATATAGCCCAATCTTTGAATCTACCCAAAGAAAAAATCAGAATAATACAACCCGTTATTGGAGGAGCGTTTGGTAGAAAAGAAGATATATCGGTTCATATACATTTAGCGTTGGCTGCAATGGTTACTAAACACCCTGTCAAATTAACTTACACCAGAGAAGAATCTATGATCGCACAGTCTAAAAGGCATCCACTGTATATTAAGGCTAGAACAGGAGCCACAAAAGATGGAATTCTAAAGGCTTGGGAGGTTGAAGTTGTAGGGGATACCGGAGCATATGCATCCAGTGGTCCTGCTGTTGTACATAAAGGTATGTATCATTGTACAGGTCCATACAATGTACCTAACGTTAAGGGTATAGCTTATACCGTTTACACTAATAATACGTATGGTGGAGCCATGAGAGGATTTGGAACAACGCAGATGGCTTTTGCTTATGAATCTCAAATGAACATATTAGCTGAAAAGTTGGGTATGGATCCAGCAGAGATTAGACTAAAGAACGCTTACAGAATTGGCTCAATTACTCCAAATGGTCAAAAGCTTACACAAAGTGTCAACGTCGTTGAAACAATACAGGAAGCTTTAAAGCTTTCAAAAGAGAAAGAAGGTGTTCGACATTGA
- a CDS encoding xanthine dehydrogenase family protein molybdopterin-binding subunit, with protein MKKKGRGMATIMFGYGYGEGFPDFSHATVEFTDNEKVLVVTAAADVGQGVLTVISQIAAEVLSVGVEKVKVIQGDTHKTMNSGSTSATRQTTFTGNAVKQACENLKGKIFHYASLEFNSNYPELTLKDGKIIYNPNPEKTITYWDLKRKVEEKGETLKGEATYFPPTYSPDLISGQAHEVYVAYTFMTQIVDVEVDTTTGKVDVKDVYTALDCGKAINPINVEGQIEGGTTQGIGMALMEEQVIKNGITLNPNMTGYLVPTSMDIPNFHSVLIENEDSIGPFGAKGIGEPTTIAASPAIANAIYDAIGIRFYELPITPEKILKALKEKEND; from the coding sequence TTGAAGAAAAAAGGAAGAGGTATGGCTACAATAATGTTCGGATATGGTTACGGTGAAGGATTTCCCGATTTTTCTCATGCGACGGTTGAATTTACGGATAATGAAAAGGTTTTAGTGGTAACCGCAGCTGCCGATGTAGGACAAGGAGTTTTAACGGTTATCAGTCAAATTGCAGCAGAAGTTCTTTCAGTTGGTGTTGAAAAAGTAAAAGTCATTCAGGGCGATACTCATAAAACTATGAATTCAGGATCAACATCTGCAACTCGTCAAACCACCTTTACAGGAAATGCCGTAAAACAAGCGTGTGAGAACTTAAAGGGAAAAATTTTCCATTATGCGAGTTTAGAGTTCAATAGTAATTATCCTGAACTAACTTTGAAAGATGGAAAAATCATCTACAATCCTAACCCTGAAAAAACAATTACTTACTGGGATTTAAAAAGAAAGGTAGAAGAAAAAGGTGAAACTTTGAAAGGTGAAGCGACCTACTTTCCACCAACATATTCTCCCGATTTAATATCCGGACAGGCCCATGAAGTCTACGTTGCTTATACCTTTATGACTCAAATAGTCGATGTAGAGGTTGACACAACCACTGGAAAAGTTGATGTGAAAGATGTTTACACCGCACTTGATTGTGGAAAAGCTATAAACCCTATAAATGTGGAAGGACAGATAGAGGGTGGTACAACTCAAGGAATAGGTATGGCTCTTATGGAAGAACAAGTAATAAAAAATGGAATCACATTAAATCCAAATATGACAGGTTACTTGGTTCCAACTTCTATGGATATTCCGAATTTTCATTCTGTATTAATAGAAAATGAAGATTCTATCGGGCCATTTGGTGCAAAAGGTATAGGAGAACCAACAACCATTGCAGCTTCCCCTGCCATTGCTAACGCTATATACGATGCTATAGGTATTAGATTTTATGAATTGCCTATCACCCCAGAAAAAATTCTTAAAGCTCTAAAAGAAAAAGAAAATGATTAA
- a CDS encoding ATPase AAA, protein MIKNNIFLTGSIGIGKSTIIRKVINQLSLHVCGFSVDREGKKNNWNAFYLVEASSFNNGDRSKKSKYNRFAFRNDYSTNWEINIQVFNEIGVKLLTNIDNADIVIMDELGRFELTAYQFQQKVYEVLNSDKPVLGVIKDESNPFLDKIRNRKDVQIFRVLPDNREEVYKKVLSQIKLILSIKE, encoded by the coding sequence ATGATTAAAAATAACATCTTTCTTACAGGTTCTATAGGTATAGGTAAATCGACGATTATACGTAAAGTGATTAATCAACTATCATTACATGTTTGTGGTTTTTCAGTTGATAGAGAAGGTAAAAAAAATAATTGGAACGCCTTTTATTTAGTAGAAGCATCTTCATTTAATAACGGTGATCGATCTAAAAAATCTAAATATAACAGATTTGCCTTCAGAAATGATTACTCTACAAATTGGGAGATAAATATTCAAGTATTTAACGAAATTGGTGTAAAACTTCTTACAAACATTGATAATGCTGACATTGTAATAATGGATGAATTGGGAAGATTCGAGTTAACTGCTTACCAGTTCCAGCAGAAAGTATATGAAGTTTTAAACAGTGATAAACCTGTTTTGGGTGTAATAAAGGATGAATCTAATCCATTTTTGGATAAGATTAGGAATAGAAAAGATGTTCAAATATTTAGAGTCCTCCCAGATAACCGTGAAGAAGTTTACAAAAAGGTGCTAAGCCAGATAAAACTAATACTTTCAATAAAGGAGTGA
- a CDS encoding 4Fe-4S binding protein, producing the protein MADISVDLLGMLLKTPVMPAAGPPIKDGESAHKAKEGGAGAIVTKTVSARAAKVPKPNMAQVKGGFINTELWSELSLEQWIEKEYPQVVETGLPVIIGVGYTSEDIKEVIPKVERFADAFELSTHYLGNDPTPMINSIRAAKETTDLPVMVKLSPQVDIPKFAKEAENAGADGLVLINSFGPTLDIDLESGKPLLGSENGFGWLSGQAIFPLALRSVFEAVRSVNIPVVGVGGINTGKEAIKMIMAGAQAVQVCTAAILNGPQIYKKITNEIEKYLDDHDFKSLEEIRGIAQKNIVNEANYNLIFPAVNDEKCTECALCVKSCVYDAIHLIKELHSVRIDTNKCAGCGLCVTRCNFNALSLSL; encoded by the coding sequence ATGGCTGATATATCTGTTGATTTACTGGGAATGTTGTTAAAAACACCTGTAATGCCTGCGGCTGGACCACCTATTAAAGATGGAGAGAGTGCTCACAAAGCCAAAGAAGGAGGAGCTGGTGCGATCGTTACCAAAACGGTTTCCGCCAGAGCAGCAAAAGTTCCAAAACCAAACATGGCTCAAGTAAAAGGAGGGTTTATCAATACCGAACTTTGGTCTGAGTTATCCTTAGAACAATGGATTGAAAAAGAATATCCTCAGGTAGTTGAAACAGGGTTGCCGGTGATAATAGGCGTTGGGTATACCTCTGAAGACATAAAAGAAGTAATACCAAAAGTAGAACGGTTCGCTGATGCTTTTGAACTGTCTACACATTACCTTGGTAATGATCCAACCCCCATGATTAATAGTATAAGAGCAGCGAAAGAAACTACAGATCTTCCCGTTATGGTAAAACTTAGTCCACAAGTAGATATTCCAAAGTTCGCTAAAGAGGCTGAAAACGCCGGTGCAGATGGTTTAGTCTTAATAAACTCTTTCGGTCCTACCTTAGATATTGATTTAGAAAGCGGTAAGCCTTTATTAGGAAGTGAGAATGGTTTTGGATGGTTATCAGGTCAAGCAATATTCCCTTTAGCTTTGAGATCCGTTTTTGAAGCTGTAAGATCGGTTAATATTCCAGTAGTTGGAGTAGGTGGGATCAATACGGGTAAAGAAGCCATAAAGATGATAATGGCAGGAGCCCAAGCTGTACAAGTTTGTACCGCCGCTATTTTGAATGGACCTCAAATATATAAAAAGATTACCAATGAAATTGAAAAGTATTTGGACGACCATGATTTTAAGTCTTTAGAGGAAATTAGGGGTATTGCTCAAAAAAATATTGTTAATGAGGCAAATTATAATTTGATATTTCCAGCCGTAAACGATGAAAAATGTACAGAATGTGCGCTATGTGTCAAAAGCTGTGTTTACGATGCGATCCATCTCATAAAAGAACTTCACAGTGTAAGAATAGATACAAACAAATGCGCTGGTTGTGGATTATGTGTGACAAGATGTAATTTCAATGCTCTGTCCTTATCTTTATAA